The following proteins come from a genomic window of Canis aureus isolate CA01 chromosome 3, VMU_Caureus_v.1.0, whole genome shotgun sequence:
- the LOC144310934 gene encoding large ribosomal subunit protein eL37-like codes for MMKGMSSFGKRRNMMHTLCRHCGSKAYHLQKSTCGKCGYPAKWKRKYNWSAKAKRRNTTGTGRMRHLKIVYHRFRHGFREGTTPKPKRAAVAASSSS; via the coding sequence ATGATGAAGGGGATGTCATCGTTCGGAAAGCGTCGCAATATGATGCACACGTTGTGCCGCCACTGTGGCTCTAAGGCCTACCACCTTCAGAAGTCCACCTGCGGCAAGTGTGGCTACCCTGCCAAGTGGAAGAGAAAGTATAACTGGAGTGCCAAGGCTAAAAGACGGAATACCACTGGGACTGGTCGAATGAGGCACCTAAAAATTGTATACCACAGATTCAGGCATGGATTCCGTGAAGGAACGACACCCAAGCCCAAGAGGGCAGCTGTTGCAGCATCCAGTTCATCTTAA